One window from the genome of Pseudoliparis swirei isolate HS2019 ecotype Mariana Trench chromosome 24, NWPU_hadal_v1, whole genome shotgun sequence encodes:
- the cdc6 gene encoding cell division control protein 6 homolog yields MPSTRSSGRAQPTLDFPRRKSCRVSSRPKTQTGASPAPSPAKLPAAQTTPPRLPLSPRKRTGDENGCNRGDAPLGSPAKQSKPSPAASPRKPRVDENSPVSVRRRLIPSSSPRQPLSPAAAGLSLRRQETLSGSPERTPPVARLFGQRSRFLSVKRALHTAVPERLLARDAERDTIRSFLEETALRRLPGSLYISGAPGTGKTACLNRVLQDMEAQLAPVRTVLVNCMSLRSSHAVFPLLADKLKAPGGQNGLQSFLTAPGPAVLLVLDEMDQLDSKAQDVLYTIFEWPHLQKSRLCLVGIANALDLTDRILPRLQARPHCRPLLLHFPPYSRQELTAIVQDRLSQASADGVLDASAVQFCARKVSAVSGDARKALDICRRAVEVVESDERKKKVSDPTGEPKESRVSLPQVARVLSEIYGDRMASPGGGDGESFPLQQKLLVCCLLLLTRSGKSREVAVGKLHEVYSRLCAQRQVSAVGQGECLSLCGLLESRGIFSLKKAKEARLAKVFLKIEEKDIENALKDRALLGSILAAGLPS; encoded by the exons ATGCCCAGCACGCGCTCCAGCGGCCGGGCTCAGCCCACACTCGACTTCCCGCGCCGCAAATCGTGCCGAGTCTCCTCGCGGCCCAAGACGCAGACGGGAGCGTCTCCGGCGCCGTCGCCAGCCAAACTACCGGCCGCCCAGACGACGCCGCCGCGGCTTCCACTCAGCCCCCGGAAACGCACAG GTGATGAAAACGGCTGTAACCGTGGCGACGCCCCGCTGGGTTCGCCGGCGAAGCAAAGCAAGCCGAGTCCGGCGGCGTCGCCCCGGAAGCCGCGCGTCGACGAGAACTCGCCGGTCTCGGTCCGCCGGCGGCTGATCCCGTCCTCGTCGCCGCGGCAACCGCTCtctcccgccgccgccgggtTGTCACTGAGGCGCCAGGAAACGCTGTCTGGGAGCCCGGAGAGGACGCCGCCGGTCGCTCGGCTCTTTGGACAAA GGTCGAGGTTCCTGAGCGTGAAGCGGGCGCTGCACACCGCCGTGCCCGAGCGCCTCCTCGCCCGGGACGCCGAGCGGGACACCATCCGCTCCTTCCTGGAGGAGACGGCCCTGCGGCGCCTCCCCGGCAGCCTCTACATCTCCGGAGCGCCGGGAACCGGCAAGACGGCGTGCCTCAACCGCGTGCTGCAGGACATGGAG GCCCAGCTGGCGCCCGTCCGCACGGTTCTGGTGAACTGTATGAGTCTCCGTAGTTCTCACGCCGTATTCCCGCTGCTGGCCGACAAGCTGAAGGCGCCCGGCGGCCAGAACGGGCTGCAGAGCTTCCTCACGGCCCCGGGGCCCGCTGT GCTTCTGGTTCTGGACGAGATGGACCAGCTGGACAGTAAAGCTCAGGACGTCCTGTACACCATCTTCGAGTGGCCGCACCTGCAGAAGTCTCGCCTCTGTCTCGTCG GCATCGCCAACGCTCTGGATCTGACTGACCGCATCCTGCCGCGGCTGCAGGCTCGGCCTCACTGTCGCCCCCTGCTGTTACACTTCCCTCCCTACAGCCGGCAGGAGCTCACGGCCATCGTCCAGGACCGGCTCTCCCAG GCGTCGGCCGACGGGGTCCTGGACGCGTCGGCGGTTCAGTTTTGTGCCCGTAAAGTGTCGGCGGTGTCGGGAGACGCCAGGAAAGCTCTGGACATCTGCAG GAGAGCCGTCGAGGTCGTGGAGTCCgacgagaggaagaagaaagtgtCGGATCCGACCGGCGAACCGAAAG AGTCGCGGGTCAGCCTTCCTCAGGTTGCGCGCGTGCTGTCTGAGATCTACGGCGACCGGATGGCGTCCCCGGGCGGCGGCGACGGAGAGAGTTTCCCTCTGCAGCAGAAGCTGCTGGtctgctgcctgctgctgctcacgcgCAGCGGGAAGAGCCGAGAGGTCGCCGTCGGGAAG CTCCACGAGGTGTACAGCCGGCTGTGCGCCCAGCGCCAGGTGTCCGCCGTGGGGCAGGGCGAGTGTCTGTCCCTCTGCGGCCTCCTGGAGAGCCGAGGAATCTTCTCCCTGAAGAAGGCCAAGGAGGCTCGTCTGGCCAAg GTGTTCCTGAAGATCGAGGAGAAAGACATTGAGAACGCCCTGAAGGACCGCGCGCTGCTGGGCAGCATCCTCGCCGCCGGCCTGCCCTCGTGA
- the LOC130189557 gene encoding E3 ubiquitin-protein ligase TRIM39-like produces the protein MAAASNLPSEDQFLCSVCLSVFTDPVTTPCGHNFCKKCLNDYWNTNNQNMCPLCKKVFTSRPELHINTFICEMVSQFRQSTQQKASSSSSEQQESRPGEVPCDVCTGTKLKALKSCLVCLESYCETHLEGHLTRPGLKRHQLMDPVENLEGRMCLKHDKPLELFCRTDQTCVCTLCTVLDHKMHNVVPLKQEYEGKKVELQKTEAETQEMIQKRRLKIQEVQHNVKLSEEDADREKAEGVQVFTGLKESVERKLKELITTIEEKQRSTKKQAEDAIREMEQEISDLMKRSTEVEKLSLSEDHLHLLQSVQSLNIHHPPPTKDWSQVSVPPASHEGTVRRAVSQLEETLSDMMKMLVEVEMKRFQKFAVDVTLDPETAHPQLFLSDDGKQVKRGDVRKNLPDNPERFTSCFYVLGKQSFSSGRFYFEVQVKGKTVWTLGVTRESVNRKGYITLSPQKGFWTIELMNGNGCYALDDPPVRLPLKSRPQKVGVFVDYEEGLVSFYDVEAAALIYSFTGCSFKEKLLPLFSPGFNLFGTNSSPLIISP, from the coding sequence ATGGCTGCTGCCAGCAACCTGCCGTCTGAAGAccagttcctgtgctccgtctgtctgtctgtgttcacggatccagtcacaacaccatgtggacacaacttctgcaagaAGTGCCTCAATGAttactggaataccaacaaccagaacatgtgtccactgtgtaaAAAGGTTTTCACCTCAAGACCTGAGCTGCACATCAACACCTTCATCTgtgagatggtttctcagttcagacagtcgactcagcagaaagccagcagcagcagctcagagcaacaagagtccagaccaggagaagttccctgtgacgtctgcactggaaccaaactgaaggccctgaagtcctgcctggtgtgtctggagtcctactgtgagactcacctggagggTCACCTGACAAGACCaggcctgaagagacatcagctgatggaccctgtggagaacctggaaggcaggatgtgtctgaagcacgataaacctctggagctgttctgtaggaccgaccagacgtgtgtctgcacgctctgcactgtgttggaccacaagatgcacaatgttgttcctctgaaacaagaatatgaaggaaagaaggtggagctgcagaagacagaggctgaaactcaggagatgatccagaagagacgcctgaagattcaggaggtccaacacaacgtgaagctcagtgaggaagatgcagaccgagagaaagcagaaggtgttcaggtcttcactggtctgaaggagtctgtggagaggaaactgaaggagctcatcactacgatagaagagaagcagagaagcaccaagaaacaggctgaagacgccatcagagagatggaacaggagatctctgatctgatgaagaggagcactgaggtggagaagctctccctctctgaagaccacctccacctcctccagagtgtccagtccctcaacatccaccatccaccacccaccaaggactggtctcaggtcagtgttcctccagcatcacatgaggggactgtgaggagagctgtgtctcagctggaggagacgctcagtgACATGATGAAGATGCTGGTTGAAGTTGAGATGAAGAGGttccagaagtttgcagtggatgtgactcttgatcctgaaacgGCTCATCCTCAACTCTTCCTCTCTGATgacgggaaacaagtgaaacgtGGTGATGTGAGGAAGAATCTCCCCGACAACCCAGAGAGATTTACTtcgtgtttttatgttttaggaAAGCAAAGTTTCTCTTCTGGCAGATTTTACTTTGAGGTTCAAGTGAAAGGAAAAACTGTCTGGACTTTAGGAGTAACCAGAGAGTCGGTCAACAGGAAGGGATACATCACACTGAGCCCTCAGAAGGGTTTCTGGACTATAGAGTTGATGAATGGAAATGGTTGCTACGCTCTTGATGACCCTCCAGTTCGTCTCCCCCTGAAGTCtcggcctcagaaggtgggggtgtttgtggactatgaggagggtctggtctccttctatgacgtagaagctgcagctctcatctactcctttactggctgctccttcaaggagaagctcctcccactcttCTCTCCTGGTTTTAATCTTTTTGGGACaaactcctctcctctgatcatctctccgtGA
- the ptp4a1 gene encoding protein tyrosine phosphatase type IVA 1 → MARMNRPAPVEITYKNMRFLITHNPTNATLNKFIEELKKYGVTTVVRVCEATYDATLVVKEGIQVLDWPFDDGAPPSNQIVDDWLNLLKLKFREEPGCCVAVHCVAGLGRAPVLVALALIECGMKYEDAVQFIRQKRRGAFNSKQLFYLEKYRPKMRLRFKDSNGHRNTCCIQ, encoded by the exons ATGGCTCGCATGAACAGACCGGCCCCGGTGGAGATCACCTACAAGAACATGCGGTTCCTCATTACCCACAATCCCACCAACGCCACCCTGAACAAGTTCATCGAG GAGCTGAAGAAGTATGGAGTGACCACCGTCGTGAGGGTTTGTGAGGCCACCTATGACGCCACTCTGGTGGTGAAGGAAGGGATCCAAGTTCTG GATTGGCCTTTCGATGACGGAGCTCCTCCCTCCAACCAGATCGTGGACGATTGGCTGAACCTGCTGAAGCTGAAGTTCAGGGAGGAGCCGGGTTGCTGTGTGGCGGTCCACTGCGTGGCGGGGCTGGGCAG AGCTCCGGTTCTGGTGGCGCTCGCCTTGATTGAATGTGGGATGAAATATGAAGATGCTGTTCAGTTCATCCGACA GAAGCGCCGCGGAGCGTTCAACAGCAAGCAGCTGTTCTACCTGGAGAAATATCGTCCAAAGATGCGCCTGCGCTTCAAAGATTCCAACGGCCATCGCAATACCTGCTGCATCCAGTAG
- the ccsapa gene encoding probable RNA-directed DNA polymerase from transposon X-element isoform X3 yields the protein MGVTDPGVSPSEDPETDAGPVFSTSSDGEPAVPAPKRRPRRRAARPEAGRRVVSHDDAPAGAVVAVRKTPRAKSQPPISTKENRRPASRTGAEARRTQNPGCVLSPLLYSLYTHDCVARFSSNTIIKFADDTVVVGLISDNDEKAYLEEVADLSLWCQDNSLLMNVSKTKELIVDFRRVQQQRTYSPLGINGTTVERVSGYKYLGVHITEDLTWSTTQTLW from the exons atgggag taACAGACCCCGGTGTGAGCCCCTCTGAGGACCCGGAGACGGACGCCGGTCCGGTCTTCTCCACGTCCTCCGACGGGGAGCCGGCGGTCCCGGCACCGAAGAGACGGCCGCGCCGCCGCGCCGCTCGGCCCGAGGCGGGGCGCCGGGTCGTGTCCCACGACGACGCGCCTGCCGGCGCCGTGGTGGCGGTCCGCAAGACGCCGAGAGCAAAGAGCCAACCGCCAATCAGCACCAAGGAGAACCGGAGGCCGGCCAGCAGAACCGGCGCCGAGGCCCGAAGAACACAGAACCCC ggttgcgtcctcagccccctactgtactccctgtacacacatgactgtgtggccaggttcagctccaacaccatcatcaagtttgcggatgacacagtggtggtgggcctgatctccgacaacgacgagaaggcctacctggaggaagttgctgatctgtcactctggtgccaggacaacagcctcctcatgaatgtcagcaaaactaaggagctgattgtggactttaggagggtacaacaacagaggacgtactcaccactggggattaacgggactactgtggagagggtgagcgggtataaatacctgggagtccacatcaccgaggatctgacatggtcaacaacacagacactctggtga